One Triplophysa dalaica isolate WHDGS20190420 chromosome 11, ASM1584641v1, whole genome shotgun sequence genomic window carries:
- the LOC130432043 gene encoding LOW QUALITY PROTEIN: ewing's tumor-associated antigen 1-like (The sequence of the model RefSeq protein was modified relative to this genomic sequence to represent the inferred CDS: deleted 2 bases in 1 codon) has translation MPNSYNCRKDFTTPKRRPRIRFNGCHRGDSPNETETLQDIIWDPNSPTQNFNGKGANGKVIEISEIVDRIAPKVVSHIMADIGTWDSVLQWIGDNAIPCTPEVTTRVRRISARQSNVEDLMKLAKQFDINMIRQDKERQQNATEELNELNKTIRDVTARNNLPSVAVMTGVTACLSQCRQEEEELHALFDGPTQHLSGRLSPPSVNCTPEIRPDPSEPGSCSAAVRNAYVDAPKATVMDCDDDWENDDLLNDSFVLEITQNPVPSNVVQKPECSSRNIVAKTNPTVLHGRGVCQQIKKSNNKSSTFTRTLLESQMSVQSTTRVKPPTSSRIKLPRSFIHGYKQTELKRASKDCRSSVQPSTSKFQGLSKEDLKSLFDSDSLWNDGDDDLLCQACDDVERISASQDLQRRSMGLTEPTHHASKATTSTRAFVRSNSVPCYSGSSGCSMPGSVRATSQTILPQGTNMGNAPNSRNITFKRHLSDSVTLTNKVFVSSNGTVKCSAAEIERKKQEAIARRRSRMPADQKQGAPT, from the exons ATGCCAAACTCCTACAACTGTCGTAAAG ATTTTACGACCCCAAAACGTCGGCCAAGAATCCGATTTAATGGATGTCACCGTGGAGATTCGCCGAATGAAACTGAAACCCTACAAGACATCATCTGGGATCCAAATTCACCGACTCAAAACTTTAATG GAAAAGGAGCCAATGGCAAAGTCATCGAGATATCAGAGATTGTCGACAGGATTGCACCAAAGGTAGTAAGTCACATTATGGCAGATATAGGAACTT GGGACTCTGTGCTCCAGTGGATTGGAGACAATGCCATACCATGTACTCCAGAGGTTA CAACCAGAGTCAGAAGGATCTCAGCACG GCAGAGCAATGTTGAGGACCTCATGAAACTTGCCAAGCAATTTGACATCAATATGATCCGTCAGGACAAAGAGAGACAACAAAACGCTACAGAGGAACTAAATGAACTCAACAAGACAATAAGAGATGTAACAGCTAGAAATAACCTGCCATCTGTGGCAGTCATGACGGGTGTAACCGCTTGCTTATCCCAATGCCGACAGGAAGAGGAAGAGCTTCACGCTCTGTTTGATGGTCCTACTCAGCACTTAAGTGGTAGACTGAGCCCACCATCGGTCAACTGCACACCAGAAATCAGACCCGACCCTTCCGAACCAGGGTCATGTTCAGCTGCTGTCAGGAACGCATATGTAGATGCACCAAAAGCAACAGTGATGGACTGTGATGATGACTGGGAAAATGATGACCTTCTCAATGACTCTTTTGTGTTGGAGATAACACAGAATCCAGTGCCTTCGAATGTTGTCCAGAAACCCGAGTGTAGCTCTAGGAATATTGTGGCCAAGACTAATCCCACTGTATTACACGGTAGAGGCGTCTGCCAACAGATtaaaaagagcaacaacaaAAGTAGCACCTTTACTAGGACACTCCTGGAAAGCCAAATGTCCGTCCAGAGCACTACTAGAGTAAAGCCACCTACTTCTTCCAGAATCAAACTACCAAGAAGCT TCATCCACGGTTACAAGCAAACAGAGCTTAAGAGAGCTAGCAAAGATTGCAGAAGCTCTGTCCAACCCTCAACTTCTAAATTTCAAGGACTTTCAAAGGAAGACTTAAAATCTCTTTTCGACTCCGACAGCCTTTGGAATGACGGGGATGATGATCTTCTGTGTCAAGCTTGCGATGATGTGGAGAGGATCTCTGCCAGTCAGGATCTGCAAAGACGAAGCATGGGCTTGACCGAGCCAACACACCATGCATCAAAAGCCACAACGTCCACCCGTGCTTTTGTCCGTTCCAACTCGGTTCCTTGTTACAGTGGCAGCTCTGGATGTTCCATGCCTGGTTCTGTCAGAGCCACCTCACAGACGATTCTGCCACAGGGCACAAACATGGGAAATGCCCCTAACTCCCGCaatattacattcaaaagaCATCTTTCGGATTCCGTGACACTAACCAACAAAG TATTTGTTTCATCCAATGGGACAGTAAAATGTTCAGCTGCTGAGATCGAGAGGAAGAAGCAGGAAGCAATAGCGAGGAGAAGATCACGCATGCCCGCTGACCAAAAACAAGGAGCTCCTACATAG